A DNA window from Taeniopygia guttata chromosome 8, bTaeGut7.mat, whole genome shotgun sequence contains the following coding sequences:
- the RGS13 gene encoding LOW QUALITY PROTEIN: regulator of G-protein signaling 13 (The sequence of the model RefSeq protein was modified relative to this genomic sequence to represent the inferred CDS: substituted 2 bases at 2 genomic stop codons), with protein sequence MFRRMSPNTCWLCKIFSAEENGISSKXGXQFYVLQLSLEEVLQWSQSFENLVTSKYGPIIYTTYLKTEHSDKNIEFWLACDTYKKIKSQRKKISMARNLFASYIQPQAPNDINIDSPARKAIIRNIQEPTQSCFDEAQRIIYKHMDRNSYPRFLESQIYQKLKHSLQTNDNNSMGN encoded by the exons ATGTTTAGGAGAATGAGTCCAAATACTTGCTGGCTTTGCAAGATATTCAGTGCAGAAGAAAATGGGATCAGTTCTAAATAAGGATAACAATTTTATGTTCTGCA GTTGTCTTTGGAGGAAGTGCTACAGTGGTCCCAGTCTTTTGAAAATCTGGTAACAAGCAAAT ATGGGCCAATAATCTATACGACCTACTTGAAGACAGAACACAGTGATAAAAACATAGAATTCTGGCTTGCCTGTGACACTTATAAGAAGATAAAATCACAGAGGAAAAAGATTTCCATGGCTAGGAATCTCTTTGCAAGTTACATCCAACCCCAGGCTCCCAACGAT ATAAACATTGACAGTCCTGCAAGGAAAGCAATTATAAGGAATATTCAAGAGCCAACACAGTCCTGCTTTGATGAAGCACAGAGAATAATCTACAAGCACATGGATAGAAATTCCTACCCACGATTTCTTGAATCACAGATCTATCAAAAGCTCAAACACAGTCTTCAAACTAATGACAACAATTCAATGGGAAATTGA